The Sulfurimonas sp. genome window below encodes:
- the ppk2 gene encoding polyphosphate kinase 2 — protein MGSKRKMVEDALEGAKDKSEFVHPDRRKKEVEQLLEDEKRNSGKKKKRVPVWIKEEVLDYEDELRMLQIELLKMQNHVKKHGLKVLMIFEGRDAAGKGGTIKRVIEHLNPRGARVVALDKPSDKEKTQWYFQRYVQHLPSAGEIVLFDRSWYNRAGVERVMDFCSQEEHSEFLHEVPELEKMLDNSGIQIFKFYFSISKEEQGKRFDKRKTDPLKQFKLSDVDQKAQDLWDDYSMTKYSMLLASHTDHAPWTVIKSDDKKTARINTIKHILSNMDYEKKTKSKKLKVDSKIVIPANIEIQTMQNSMSLTRDSK, from the coding sequence ATGGGTTCTAAAAGAAAAATGGTTGAAGATGCACTTGAGGGTGCAAAAGATAAATCTGAATTTGTTCATCCTGATAGACGTAAAAAAGAGGTTGAACAACTTTTAGAAGATGAAAAACGCAATAGCGGTAAAAAGAAAAAACGTGTACCGGTATGGATAAAAGAAGAGGTCTTAGATTATGAAGATGAGCTTCGTATGCTTCAGATCGAACTTCTTAAGATGCAAAACCATGTTAAAAAACACGGTCTTAAAGTTCTTATGATCTTTGAAGGTCGTGACGCTGCCGGAAAAGGTGGTACTATAAAAAGGGTAATAGAACACCTAAATCCACGTGGTGCAAGAGTTGTTGCACTAGATAAACCAAGTGATAAAGAAAAAACTCAATGGTATTTTCAACGCTATGTACAGCATCTTCCATCAGCAGGAGAAATAGTATTGTTTGACAGAAGTTGGTATAACCGTGCCGGAGTTGAGAGAGTTATGGACTTTTGTTCTCAAGAGGAGCATTCAGAGTTTTTACATGAGGTACCTGAGTTAGAGAAAATGCTTGATAACTCTGGAATTCAAATTTTCAAATTTTACTTCTCTATAAGTAAAGAGGAACAAGGTAAACGTTTTGACAAACGTAAAACTGATCCACTAAAACAATTTAAACTCTCAGATGTAGATCAAAAAGCACAAGATCTATGGGATGACTACTCGATGACAAAATATTCTATGCTGCTTGCTTCACATACCGATCATGCACCATGGACTGTTATAAAGTCAGATGACAAGAAAACAGCACGTATAAATACCATAAAGCATATACTCTCTAATATGGATTATGAGAAAAAAACCAAATCTAAAAAACTAAAAGTTGATTCCAAAATAGTTATTCCTGCAAATATAGAGATACAAACTATGCAAAACAGTATGTCACTTACAAGAGATAGCAAATAG
- a CDS encoding ribonuclease HII has translation MSLCGIDEAGRGPIAGDLVMAGCILTGSVDGLNDSKKLTEKKREELFEIIIQNSTYHVVKFSAKEIDENGISKCLSLGLKEILDSLDAKNYLFDGNSTFGVNNLETMVKADGKVEEVSAASIIAKVTHDRDILELAKQYPQWEFESHKGYGTKKHIELIKKYGYSPIHRRSYKIKELREPSLFG, from the coding sequence ATGTCTCTTTGTGGCATAGATGAAGCAGGTCGTGGTCCGATTGCAGGTGATCTGGTAATGGCAGGATGTATATTAACGGGCAGTGTAGATGGTTTGAATGATTCTAAAAAGCTTACTGAAAAAAAAAGAGAAGAGTTATTTGAGATAATAATACAAAATTCTACATACCATGTTGTAAAGTTTTCAGCTAAAGAGATCGATGAAAATGGTATTTCTAAGTGTCTTAGTTTAGGACTAAAAGAGATTCTTGATTCACTCGATGCAAAAAACTATCTATTTGATGGGAACTCAACTTTTGGCGTAAACAATCTTGAGACAATGGTAAAAGCAGATGGAAAAGTAGAAGAGGTAAGTGCAGCTTCTATAATTGCAAAAGTTACTCATGATCGAGATATATTAGAACTTGCTAAACAATATCCACAGTGGGAATTTGAATCACATAAAGGTTACGGGACTAAAAAGCATATAGAACTTATAAAAAAATACGGATACAGTCCTATCCACAGAAGAAGCTATAAAATAAAAGAGCTGCGAGAGCCTAGTCTATTTGGATAG